DNA from Prunus persica cultivar Lovell chromosome G6, Prunus_persica_NCBIv2, whole genome shotgun sequence:
TTTAGCAGCCTCCCAATGCACCTTTCCAGGATTGTGCATAAATCTACTAACAATTCCAACTGCATGAGCAATATCAGGACTAGTGCATACCATAACATACATTAACCCCCTACTAAATTGGAATAAGGAGCATCTTTCATCTTGAATTTTACTTCCTCGATTTTAGGGCATAGTTGAGTACTCAATTTAAAATGAGGAGCTAGTGATGTGCTTACAGGTTTGGTTTCCTCATTAATTCCAAATTTGCGCAGCAACTTTTCAAGATATTGTTTCTGCGATAAACACACCAGCCACTCTTCCTATTTCTCATGATCTCCATACCCAAAATCTTCCTTGCCACACCGGGATCTCTCTTTTCAAAATCTTTATGCATATGAGCTTTCAGCTTGTTAATCTCAGTGATATCGCTAGAAGCTATGAGCATATCGTCTACATAAATCAATAAGTAGATATATGTGCCTCCTCTTAGTTTCTTGTGGTACACACAATGATCATAATGACCCCTTATATAGCTTGATCTTTCATAAACTTATCGAATCTCAAGTACTATTGCTTGGGTGATTGTTTCAAATCATATAACGACTTGTTTAGCTTGCAGACTAAaccctatttttctttttcttcatgcCCTTCAGGTTGTTTTATGTAAATTTCTTTAGACAAATTTCCATGTAGGAACACAATTTTTACATCTAGTTGTACTAACTCAAGATCAAACTATGCTACTAGAGCAAGCAAAATTCGAATGGAGGAGTGTTTCACCATAGGGGAAAATATTTCATTGTAATcgattctttctttctgagCATATCCCTTAGCCACTAGTCTAGCTTTAAACCGTACCACATTCGCATCATTGACTCCCTCTTTCTTTGCATATACCCATTTGCATCCAATAGCTTTTCTTCCTTTAGGCAACTCTACTAATTCTCAGGTTTTGTTCTTCTTGAGAGAGAGTGTCTCGTCATCCATTGCTTCACCCCATTACTTCTCTTCTCTATTGCTTACTGCTTCGGTAAAATTTATAGGGATATCAACTTCGATTATCGGTAATGCATATGTCATACATGCAACGCAATCTTTGAATCTGGTGcactatttctctttttccttttctcttagCAATGCAATCCTCTTGTGTTTGAATGTCATCATTcacatcttcttcatcatgaATTTCTTCTTGATCAACAACATTTTGTTCTTCATTCAGGACACCGCTCTTGGTCCTTGATTCTTCAGATTCCTTTGTTTCTAGCTCTCCTTATGGACAACATCCCGATTTTCTTGGAGTTTCATATGAGATTCATTGAAAGTCACATCTCTGATcacaattattttcttaagttcTGTGTTCCACAACCTGAATCCCTTGACACCATTATTAATCCCGAAAAAATAGCTTTCCTTGCTCTTAGATCTAGTTTGTTCTCTTTCACATGGTAGTAAGCATCGCACCAAAAACCCTTAGTTTTTCATAGTCTTGAGCTATCTTCCTTAACCATAATTCCATTGGAGTCTTACCATTTAAAGTTATTGAAGGTAGACGATTCAAAATATAACATGCATAATTCAGAGCCTTTGCCCAAAATCTCTTACGTAATTTGGCTTGTGACAACATACATCTCACTTTTTCCAACAACGTTCGATTCAACCGTTCAGCAATCTCATTTTGTTGTGGGGTTTGTCTAATACCAAAGTGACGAGTAATACACTCCTTTTTGCATATCTCAAAGAAGGGATCAGATATATATTCCCCAACATTATCACTTCTTAGAACTTTTAGCTTCTTGCCAGTCTTcttttcaattatatttttccattccaagaaaatattcaaaaccTCATTTTTATGTTTCATCATATATACCCATGATGTTCGTGAGTAATCATCAATGAATGACACAAACCATCTCTTTCCTCCTAGAGATTCATTCTTTGCAAGTCCCCAAACATCAGGGTGTACAAAAACCAATATTCCCTCAGTTTGATATATTGCAGTGCCAAATTTCACCTTTGTTTGCTTGCCAAGAATGCAGTGTTCACAAAATTCTACTTTGCCACTCCTGGCACCCTTTAGAACTCCTTGTTTAATCAATCTTTTTAGAGCTTTGTTTCCTACATGCCCCAACCTCATATGCCATAGAGAAGATGAGTCAATTTGATCATCATCTGCCACCATAGCCACCTATTTTTCCATAGTCTTGCCCATTTAAAAATAGGGCAATCCTCTTCTAGGAGCTTTCATCATCACTAATGCCCCTCAAGCCTACCTTAAGTATGTTATTCTCAGAATAAAATTTGCAACCTTCTAATTCTAGGATGCCtaaagaaatcaaatttttcttCAGGTTTGGGACATACCTCACTCCATGTAGCTCTCGAATTACACCGTCACGGTGCTTGATCATAACACTGCCAATTCCTTGTGTTCAACACGGATTATCATCACTCATGTACACAGTTCCAGTAATTGCTTTGAAGGTTGAGAACCAATGACTTTGAGAAGTCATATGATGAGTGCAACCAGTGTCAAGCACCGATTCATTCATGTAATCCATGTTACCAGCTGCTGTTAAGGCACATACAAAATCCTCATCGTCGATTTCAACAATGTTTACCTCTGAATcttatttcttctttcctttgtttttagCTTTGATTTTAGGACAATCCTTCTTCCAGTGCCTCTTCTCATGGCAAAACACACACTCATCCTTATCCAAGAATTTCCTATTGCTCAAACTCTCTACTCATATGAGACTTGCTGTTCTTCCTATTGGAAGTTCTTCTCTCCTTTGATCTTCCTCTCACCGTTAAAGCTTCAGAATTGTTCCTCTATTTTCTACAAAGATTCCTTACCTCATGGTTCATCACATCACTTGAGATCCCattaaacttgtttgtttctcTGCCATAAATCCACGTCGTAATGAATGATTCATAGGATTCAGGCAAAGAATTTATCAAGATCAAAGCTTTGTCTTCATCCTTGATAGTCTCTTCTAAATTCTACAATTCAGCAATCAATTTGTTAAACTCTTCGAGGTGATCAATCATCTTCGTACCCTCCTTATACTAAAAAACGATACAGCTTTCTTTTAAGGTAAAGCCTGTTTTCAGCACTCTTCTTCAAATATTTAGACTCCAAGGTATTCCATAGGTCCTTTGCCGATGAATTATTCATCACACCATATTTTTGTGCCTTGCCAAGATACAAACGAATTGATGAACATGCATGGGCATTTAGTCGTTTCCATTCCTCCTTCTTCATCGGCATAGGCATATCTCCAAGCACAACAAGTAGACCTTGTTGTATCAGCACATCCTTAACCTCGCACTGCCACATAGCAAAGTTATTGGTCCCAACAAACTTCTTGATCTCAAACCTACCACTTTATACCGTGGTTTTGGCTAACTCAGTGCCCTCATCATCTCCATTCTTGCCAGAGTTTTCAGGCTTTGTCATTGTTTTGGCTTAACCACCGAACCTGGGCTCCTGATATCACTTGTTATACTTTTAAGTCAGAACAAGAACTAAAACGATGAACAAAGAACAAGGAACACAAACAATTAAAGGGTTCCTCCAATATTGGTGTACCTCCCTAACCAacgaaagtttttttattaattacaaAGAAATACAAGAGAACTCACAAACCCAACAGCTCTCAAGTACACAAACAGATGCCTCACAAACTTATGTCTACACTGCTCCTAAGGTCATCTATTTATACTAATAGATGACATAATTTACAACCAAATCCTATTACATAGGAAACCAAATCCTAGACTAAAAGTATATCCTAATCAAACTAGGAAATTAAGCCAATGTTAGCTTGCGTCCAAGCTAACCCAAAAACCTAcatctttccttttcctacATTGATACTTATTTTAGTTTAGGCACGTATTGATTTTATGCCAATTCCAACAATTGTTGTATTGACTTCAATGTTAAATTATCTCTGATTTGTTAGATCGAAGTAAATGTGTATAGAAATGTAGTTAGGTTTGTTGTCCATTGTTGATTGACCAAGCAAGCAAAATTTTCATAGCGTGCTTAGAGTGACCAAGCAAGTCAACATTGCTCTATTAAAAGGAGGAAGCGAAAGGATAAttagaataatatataaatgtgaTGATGACTAAAGTCTTGTTCGATCTTAGGTAGAATAATCTCTACTATGTTGATGCTCGAAATTAGTTCAACGATTAGATCAACTTGTCAAGATTGAGATCAAGCAATCCCTAAGCACTAAAACTTAGCATAACCAAGTAGGTCGTCCTCCAAAGCAAGTTTTAGTGCTTAGGGATTGCAATTTGTAAGTAGAAATTGAATAAGAACATACAGTCAAGCAGCACGAGATATTCAAGTGATTCACCCTTAATTAGGTTACGTCCAAGAAGGTGTTTGGTGTTTTCATTattgaataaagaaagaacaaagtaCAAAGTATTTAATCCTCACAACCCATAACTCATATCCTAGTTAAGAAATAATATTGAGACATCTCAAGAAATGTGAAATTGATGTCGTAGGGTTGACTTGCCCTTTCAGACGATCCCTCTTGGGTTGGAGAGTCACCTTTATATAGTAGATGGAGATGACCTAGTCTTTGTATCAAGTTTTGTAGCAATGGCCTTCCCCTTCATGCAGCTTCGCTTTGACTTGGAGTATGAGGAACAAAGTTTAATCTTTTACGCGACCATCTTTGCCACCATCATAGTTTCCAAGCATTGTAAATTGAAGTCtatattttgtgataaaattaTTCACTAATATAAATTTGCTAAATTTGTAGTCGCTTTGAAACGCAAACGGTGCCTAAGACTTATGCACCAAAGAGATGGCAAAAACAGTTTGTATGATAGCAGGCCTCCACCAGGTTCgaattttgtgtttgtttgtgcctCTCCCTGGTTTTGGTTGTGGATGCTTGTCTTTTAGCCTTAGGCTGAAATATGTTGTCTGTTTATCGATGAGCTGCATAAGTGTGGATTGTGAAATGTTGCAATATACATGAGCCATGTTTTGCttgatgaaaaattaaacaatgtATCTGCCTTGTGCTATAAGCCACACTCAACTGCTCCTTAATACGTTCCCATGAATTCAATGCAATGCTCTCATTTTAAGTTTCACAAACATTGCCTTCCTCTCTTCGGCCATGTGtttcaactcaaaatagttttCCAAACTGGCTTTAGCTTCCCAATGCAAATAATCTTCTGCATGCACCTTCCAAGGGCATGAACAACTTCAAGTTTTCCTCCAACATTAAAAGATCAACCTCTATTTCAGTCCTCCATTCATACTAATTTATGTCTCCAGCATATCATTAAAGGGGTTCTTCTCGCCTAAATCAAGTGCCAGTGACTAGGTTTTGATCATACCATCTTTGTCCTCTCTGTACGTTAGGCTCGATTTCCACTGCCAACATGACCTCTATCTTGTCCAACCTTGAATCTCCAGGGCAAGAGTGGCCCAAAACAACTCTATTATATTCGAAGACTTGTACATGGTACTCGAACAAAGGTTACGACAACCCAGCATCCTAGCTGTTGATTACACAAATAACGATTTCATCCTAGCCCTTCAGAATACTTAACTCACATGACGGGCACATCACCTATTTGAAATAACTAAGAACATAACCAGTAGACCAGCAAGGCCTCAGCAAGCCTCGAGTACGCTCCTGCATCACTTTGAAAGATCACACTACAGGAATGCAGATCACAGCGGATCTTCAGAACAAAATTGCCAATCTTTTAAAATGGTCAACTATGTTTTACAGCAGCCAATTTGTTGTAAACTGTAAAATAGGTTTTAGGCCACCTGCCTTAGGATAAACTCATTAACCATGAACCACTAGCTTTTGAACAGATCTTACTAGAGATACAGGGATAAGGTAGCTACTAGTCTTAACTTTCAGAAACTAACCTGaaccaatcaatcaaacagGCATCAGCTCAGACCACATTACTTCATCTCAATCTTGAGGATGCTTCTCTTGTTTGACTATACATACATGCAGGATATAATACAGGTACTGACGAAGGAAAGCTACTTTTGTAACCTTATGGGGCAAAATTTCTGCGAGGCATCTGACTCTGCTTGTTAAATTATGAACAATGCAAAAGATCAAATGTTTCAGTCATTTCAagccttcttcattttctggaAAGATAAACTGTAAGTCTTCATTATCTCTATAAACTTGATAAAGAGCAGCAGCTTTATAGACAAACATCCCAAGCATAGCTGGCACAAGCTGTGAAGAAGAAGCATTAGTgtaaacaacaagaaaataaacttTCACCAGTATGAGTTCTTCAGCCATTCTATGAATGGTCAAGTACATGGTTTCAGAAAAGAGTTTCCTGACACAAGAATAGCTTCAAGGTTTACCTGGAAATCAAAGAGATCGCTGGCCAAATATTGACGAGACAGAATCCACAATCCATATATTGCTGCTGGTATTACAAGCCTTGGAGATGAAAGAGCAATACCACAGCCCTTTATTGACTTCTCTAGAAAATCCTCAACATCCTCACTTCTTATTCCAATTCTGGATGAGAGGATGAATGTATGTTTGAGCAAACCAAGTGCAAGGaatatttaacaaaaagaataagacCAActactaaaagaaagaatacaaAGTTGTTTCTGATTGTACTTCTTGGTCTTCCTCTGCCTGAAAATTTGAGGGACTGCATCTCTGGATATATTGTCTGCTTGCTGGTACAAGAGTTTAAGGTACAAACAACTGCATTGAGAATGATATAGGCTATAAGTTCTTCAAGACAATAAAAAACATAAGGAGCTGCATTAACAACTCATTCAAGCTGAACACGTCTTCTTATGGTAAGTATTTACCAATTctttgtcaaaattttcatgaaaaataaatgtaaaaataACAGCACACCTTAAGTAACTTTCCTTCCATTATTTTAATCAAgatttttgaaatattatcATGCCATAAAGCTGAACCAATAACCCAAAGCATAATAGAAAAGGCATAAGTGTTGGTAAATTGTCATAGACTTAGTAAAACAAGAATTATGTCTAGATTATCGGCATAAACTATTGCTTTAGAGAAATAATCTCAACCTAATAAGTTGTATCAACAAACCTGAAAATAACTCCCGTAGCATAACTGACAGCAGCCTGTGCGGTAGACTTGCAAGTCAGTAGAAACATATACTACATTCACCAACGTCTAGTTTAACATAAAAGTGACTGAAAGTAAAGAGCTACTGTGGAGAAATAAGTTATGAGACTAGAAAATTTCACAAATACTTGGGTCAGCACCATTATTGTGATATCtcagaaattaattaatattcatTCTTTTCATCAACTAAATGGAGCACTCCTACCAGAATTGATGAAAGCCTTTCCTAAGCATGGTGGCAACAATAAAACTACATTTAAACTTCAGTGTGTTTTTTCTTGAAAGGTATACCTGGAATGATAATGCTATTAAACAATACCCAGTACATGCGGTTCCAATACCAACAGATAATAGCATTAGTTCCCTCTGCAGCTGCAGGAAAGGACAGAGATTCATCACTTATTTTGTAAGACACCAAAAATCAAGCCACACCAATGTTAACTGCAAACCAGCAaaaacatatatgtatatgtatatgtatattaataatatttatatatatatatatagtttttctaTATTAAGGATGCCCCTTATTGTAAGAAAAGGGCACACATATTCTTAGGACTACCCCACAATATATTTCAATGATCGGAAACCATCTATATTTTACATCATCCTTCAAGGTTATCCCTGCAAAAATTCATCCAGATCGGAAGTTGTTTGATCATCTAATGGCTAAAAAACGTAATTTGTTAGATAAAGCTAAAACGAAAATGTGGATAATCAAATGGCTAAATAATTTTAGATTTATCATATAGATGAAGATAAAATGCAATAGGGAAATGTATTATGGCAAACATCATGAAAGCATACTCAATAGTTAACCTAAAGTAAAAGTATAGAGACTAATATTAACTAAACTAGAGATATATCTCTACGTAGACTTTACATAGAACGCGATATGACTGACTACAATACTTAAGTAAGGTGTCCTCATGTTGCTGATGCATTCGGACAAAAAGCATTTACTCTACTAGAATATTCAAACTAACAAATAACCGTTGTTTTTTCAACCATACAGATTGCTTTAGGCTACAAAAGGCTTAAGGACTCAAGAATTGATAGTTTAATTTGATATTAGATTGGACACATAAAAGCTTAAATTTGATAGAGCAATATATTGAGATCACAAATAGATAAAGATTAATCATATAGATAGCTTGCTAATAGTATTTATGACTTAACAATAAGGTAATTCTATTTGTATCCCTTAACTTGCTCGACACACACTCAGAATTCACAGTAAtcattttaacattttcatttaattttaacaagaagaagaaaaaaatgtggCCTCCCTTCCCCTCCACTTAGAATCCTCGCACCACAGCCAAAGGCTATGGCTGTGTGCCATGGCCAGAGAGGGGAGgaaaattttttcttttttcttttaaattttgagtttttaaaatatgataaTATGAGAAATAATAGCAGCCTAACAATAATGCTGATATAATTTTGAGGCAATAACATCTACTTGATTGATCAGTATAAATGGAAGACATGAACTTAGAATTTATTCAAAGAGATGGTGAACATATACATTAGTTGAAGTGCAAACACTGACTTCTATGtatttgcatatatatatatatatatatatatatatatatatatatatggcttGCCTCTTATAAGGATGTCCACTATGTATATAGTGGAACGAATATAGACAAAACCCATACTGACTTGCACAAAATACAAGGAAAATTCTGGGTTCAAGTATCATACAGCTTCATATTGAAGAAGGTtgagtttctttcttctttcactGTCATTCTGCAAGGCCTGTTAAGACAAGTAAAGTAAGAACTGATAAAAATATCAAATCTCCCCTTGTAAAGGCACCATTTTGATTgaacaaattttgaaattatcttcccttttctcttcctttttttttggtcacaATGGAAGTGCTGAAAGCAAGCATAAGAGAAAAATTAGAATGTTAGGATAACCAATGAAAGCATACCTTAGCAAtggcttttttatttattggtgCAGATATGTCACCTAGTACCCATTCATTGGTTCTTGACAATTTCAAAAACCCACCAGTATCATTTTCTGCAACCTAAAAAAGTACATCcattaaaaatcagaaaaagaaagtgaacACATTTGATTACTTgcattttaaatttgaaacaaacaaatacaatGTGATTTAGCACTTGGATATAGTAATGCTTGCTTGAGCAGATGAAGCAAATCCATTAgttatcaagaaaaaaaaaatgcaaaaagtaAGGCCCCCCCCCACCTTCATTATGTTCATCCTGTTTTCCAACTGATTCAATGATCTAAAACCCATGCTCACAAGGTTTAAGCCTCAACGATTAAAATGTGTGCACCTCTGGACTACATTAACTTTCCCTCAGGCATTCACATATAAAAACTTTTCCTTTTGTAACTAAAGAAACTAAAAGCACCAGTATGAAGTTATCAAACTCAGTTAATGAAACCCTCCTGCAAGAGCCACTTACTGGAAGCTTTGAGGAAACCCATTTGCTAGGACCACATATTGGACATAAATTTGAATCCATATTTAGAATTCAGAATTGCTATgtttgaccaaaaagaaaaccatccCAACACTTATGCATATCAATtacaaatttggaatttttacTAATCTTAAGCAGCTTGATTCATTAAATTACAGTGAAGAAAGAATGAAAGAGCTTTGTTGTCCTGTACCTGCTCTGCTTGTTGAGGAGTGTCAGCAAATCGGCCAACATCATCAGCATCAACAACAGATTTCGTAAATTCCTTCTGCCAAAACACATCTGAAACTTTTGATACAAGGTCTCCATTCAACTGTCTTTCCTTAAAGAACGCCTGCAGAATGTCCTCTTCTGCAAGTTCACTCActgcaattaaaaaaaaattaaaattaaaactaaaacccaTGACATACAAAAACTGCCAAACGAAAGCGTTTCAAAAGTCACATTACATATACTTGATTAAGGGGATTACCAGGAGGTGGGCTTGTTCTTAGGGCTGAGACAGATGGATTTCTATTGGGAAGTAAACGATTACGGATTGGGAGAGTTCTTGGGAAGGAGAAGCACTCAACCCTGAGAAGGGTCCCCATTTTCCCTGTGACTGTGGTCTGTGGCCGCTTCTGTGTACGGTATCAAAACTATCTTGCTAAGGAATATCTAATGCAATGCACTGATGAGGGAAGCAGAGGGCTGCTGGATTTTGATTGGAGATAA
Protein-coding regions in this window:
- the LOC18772002 gene encoding uncharacterized protein LOC18772002, translating into MGTLLRVECFSFPRTLPIRNRLLPNRNPSVSALRTSPPPVSELAEEDILQAFFKERQLNGDLVSKVSDVFWQKEFTKSVVDADDVGRFADTPQQAEQVAENDTGGFLKLSRTNEWVLGDISAPINKKAIAKALQNDSERRKKLNLLQYEALQRELMLLSVGIGTACTGYCLIALSFQAAVSYATGVIFSCLYLKLLYQQADNISRDAVPQIFRQRKTKKIGIRSEDVEDFLEKSIKGCGIALSSPRLVIPAAIYGLWILSRQYLASDLFDFQLVPAMLGMFVYKAAALYQVYRDNEDLQFIFPENEEGLK